The Conger conger chromosome 15, fConCon1.1, whole genome shotgun sequence genome contains a region encoding:
- the LOC133111429 gene encoding cytochrome P450 1A1-like — protein sequence MALMNLPVVGPVSVGESLVAMVTICLVYLLLQQLLHTKIPEGLKRLPGPKPFPIIGNVLDVSSNPHLSLTAMSQRYGPVFQIQIGTRPVVVLSGSQTVKQALVKQGEEFSGRPDLYSFRFINDGKSLTFSTDQAGVWRARRKLALSALRSFSTIQGSSSEYSCVLEEHISNEGEYLVKRLSTVMEAGGSFDPFRHIVVSVANVICGMCFGRRYSHDDQELLSIVNMSHEFNQVAGTANPADFITFLQYLPSRTMKAFVDINGRFTRFVQKLVREHYISYDKNNICDITHSLIDHCEDRKLDENSNTQVSDEKIVGIVNDLFGAGFDTVSTFLSWAVMYLVAYPEIQEKLYQELRENVGMDRRPRLSDRSNLPFLEAFIMEIFRHSSFVPFTIPHCTTKDTSLNGFFIPKDTCVFVNQWQINHDPTVWKEPFTFSIERFLNADGTELDKLEAEKVVTFGLGKRRCIGEAIARSQVFLFLAILLQRLRFHELPRHPLDMTPEYGLTMKHKRCQMCSSPRS from the exons ATGGCGCTGATGAATTTGCCAGTGGTTGGCCCAGTCTCCGTGGGTGAGAGcctggttgccatggtgactaTATGCTTGGTGTACCTCCTGCTGCAGCAGCTCCTCCACACAAAGATACCAGAGGGGCTGAAGCGGCTCCCGGGGCCAAAGCCGTTCCCCATCATCGGAAACGTGCTGGATGTGAGCAGCAACCCTCACCTCAGCCTGACGGCCATGAGCCAGCGCTACGGCCCTGTCTTCCAGATCCAGATCGGCACGCGCCCCGTGGTGGTGCTGAGTGGAAGCCAGACCGTGAAACAGGCCCTGGTCAAGCAAGGGGAGGAATTCTCCGGCCGGCCGGACCTGTACAGCTTCCGATTCATCAATGACGGCAAGAGTCTGACCTTCAGCACCGACCAGGCCGGGGTGTGGCGGGCCCGTCGGAAACTAGCGCTGAGCGCCCTGCGCTCCTTCTCCACCATCCAGGGCAGCAGCTCCGAGTACTCCTGTGTGCTGGAAGAGCACATCTCCAACGAGGGCGAGTACCTGGTGAAGCGGCTCAGCACCGTCATGGAAGCCGGCGGGAGCTTCGATCCTTTCCGTCACATCGTGGTTTCGGTCGCCAATGTCATCTGTGGCATGTGCTTTGGCCGGCGTTACAGCCACGATGACCAAGAGCTGCTGAGCATAGTGAACATGAGCCATGAATTCAATCAAGTTGCGGGCACTGCCAATCCTGCGGACTTCATCACCTTCTTGCAATATCTGCCCAGTCGCACCATGAAAGCGTTTGTGGATATCAATGGCCGTTTCACTCGATTTGTGCAGAAGCTCGTCAGGGAGCATTACATCTCATATGATAAG AACAATATTTGTGATATCACTCACTCCCTCATTGATCACTGCGAGGACAGGAAACTGGATGAAAACTCCAACACCCAGGTCTCCGATGAGAAAATTGTTGGAATTGTCAATGACCTTTTTGGAGCCG GATTTGATACTGTCAGCACTTTTTTGTCATGGGCGGTCATGTACTTAGTCGCCTACCCTGAGATTCAAGAGAAACTCTATCAAGAACTGA GAGAAAATGTGGGGATGGATCGCAGACCCCGTCTTTCTGACAGATCTAATCTACCTTTCCTGGAGGCTTTCATAATGGAGATCTTCCGCCACTCCTCCTTCGTGCCATTCACCATCCCCCACTG caCCACTAAAGATACGTCGCTAAATGGATTCTTCATCCCAAAAGACACCTGTGTCTTTGTTAACCAGTGGCAGATCAACCATGACCC TACAGTGTGGAAGGAGCCCTTTACTTTCAGCATAGAGCGTTTCCTGAATGCTGACGGCACAGAACTCGACAAACTGGAGGCAGAGAAAGTGGTAACGTTTGGCCTGGGCAAGAGGCGTTGCATCGGCGAGGCCATCGCGCGGTCCCAAGTCTTCCTCTTCCTGGCCATCCTGCTGCAGAGGCTGCGTTTCCATGAGCTGCCCAGGCACCCGTTGGACATGACCCCTGAGTACGGACTCACCATGAAGCACAAGCGCTGTCAGATGTGCTCCAGTCCGAGGTCGTGA